The following are encoded in a window of Syngnathoides biaculeatus isolate LvHL_M chromosome 3, ASM1980259v1, whole genome shotgun sequence genomic DNA:
- the sirt3 gene encoding NAD-dependent protein deacetylase sirtuin-3, mitochondrial isoform X4, translating to MAYLMSSRIFLGRRWFSRISELFPVNDQYPGQRRLCPCQGEISLSGSLYCDKRPRSITINRVHVKGNHVSLHSIFPFTLDEPDLMSGVIPKCLTCKGVVKPDIIFFGEELPPHFYMYLRDFPLADLLIIMGTSLEVEPFASLAGAVRSSVPRLLINRDLVGPFALRNRRPCDVVLLGDVVSGIQTLVNALGWTQEVDALMAAAADKSATKKNEE from the exons ATGGCTTATTTGATGAGCTCCAGAATTTTCTTGGGTCGCCGTTGGTTTTCAAGAATAAGCGAATTGTTCCCTGTCAACGATCAGT ACCCAGGTCAAAGACGTTTGTGTCCGTGTCAAGGTGAAATATCTTTGTCTGG GTCTCTCTACTGTGACAAAAGACCACGGTCCATCACCATCAATAGGGTACACGTCAAAGGGAACCATGTCTCTCTTCACAGCATCTTTCCATTCACACTAGACGAG CCAGACTTGATGAGCGGAGTGATTCCCAAATGCTTGACCTGTAAGGGCGTTGTAAAGCCAGACatcatattttttggggaagAGCTGCCGCCTCACTTCTACATGTACCTCAGAGACTTTCCTCTTGCAGATCTCCTGATCATCATGGGCACGTCACTGGAG GTGGAGCCCTTTGCGAGTCTGGCTGGAGCTGTGCGTAGCTCTGTTCCTCGACTGCTCATAAACAGGGACTTAGTGGGTCCATTTGCATTGAGAAATCGTCGACCCTGTGACGTTGTGCTGCTGGGTGACGTAGTGAGTGGCATCCAAACACTCGTCAATGCCCTCGGTTGGACTCAAGAGGTTGATGCTTTGATGGCAGCAGCTGCTGACAAA agtgcaacaaagaaaaatgaagaataa
- the sirt3 gene encoding NAD-dependent protein deacetylase sirtuin-3, mitochondrial isoform X2, which produces MAYLMSSRIFLGRRWFSRISELFPVNDQYPGQRRLCPCQGEISLSGQISSRWWNVTKGLFTCAGGAGTEQQTLEGIAQNMLEQKYKRVVVMAGAGISTPSGIPDFRSLYCDKRPRSITINRVHVKGNHVSLHSIFPFTLDEPDLMSGVIPKCLTCKGVVKPDIIFFGEELPPHFYMYLRDFPLADLLIIMGTSLEVEPFASLAGAVRSSVPRLLINRDLVGPFALRNRRPCDVVLLGDVVSGIQTLVNALGWTQEVDALMAAAADKSATKKNEE; this is translated from the exons ATGGCTTATTTGATGAGCTCCAGAATTTTCTTGGGTCGCCGTTGGTTTTCAAGAATAAGCGAATTGTTCCCTGTCAACGATCAGT ACCCAGGTCAAAGACGTTTGTGTCCGTGTCAAGGTGAAATATCTTTGTCTGG ACAAATAAGCTCTCGTTGGTGGAATGTAACCAAGGGACTTTTCACCTGCGCTGGTGGGGCAGGTACCGAGCAGCAGACCCTGGAAGGCATTGCTCAGAACATGCTCGAGCAGAAGTACAAGAGAGTGGTTGTTATGGCAGGGGCAGGGATTAGCACTCCCAGTGGCATTCCCGATTTCAG GTCTCTCTACTGTGACAAAAGACCACGGTCCATCACCATCAATAGGGTACACGTCAAAGGGAACCATGTCTCTCTTCACAGCATCTTTCCATTCACACTAGACGAG CCAGACTTGATGAGCGGAGTGATTCCCAAATGCTTGACCTGTAAGGGCGTTGTAAAGCCAGACatcatattttttggggaagAGCTGCCGCCTCACTTCTACATGTACCTCAGAGACTTTCCTCTTGCAGATCTCCTGATCATCATGGGCACGTCACTGGAG GTGGAGCCCTTTGCGAGTCTGGCTGGAGCTGTGCGTAGCTCTGTTCCTCGACTGCTCATAAACAGGGACTTAGTGGGTCCATTTGCATTGAGAAATCGTCGACCCTGTGACGTTGTGCTGCTGGGTGACGTAGTGAGTGGCATCCAAACACTCGTCAATGCCCTCGGTTGGACTCAAGAGGTTGATGCTTTGATGGCAGCAGCTGCTGACAAA agtgcaacaaagaaaaatgaagaataa
- the sirt3 gene encoding NAD-dependent protein deacetylase sirtuin-3, mitochondrial isoform X1 has product MAYLMSSRIFLGRRWFSRISELFPVNDQYPGQRRLCPCQGEISLSGQISSRWWNVTKGLFTCAGGAGTEQQTLEGIAQNMLEQKYKRVVVMAGAGISTPSGIPDFRSPGNGLYDNLQLYDLPYAEAIFEIAFFHHNPKPFFALAKELYPGNFQPNLTHYFVRLLHQKDLLLRMYTQNIDGLERLAGIPPEMLVEAHGTFATATCTVCQSKYKGEDLCPDLMSGVIPKCLTCKGVVKPDIIFFGEELPPHFYMYLRDFPLADLLIIMGTSLEVEPFASLAGAVRSSVPRLLINRDLVGPFALRNRRPCDVVLLGDVVSGIQTLVNALGWTQEVDALMAAAADKSATKKNEE; this is encoded by the exons ATGGCTTATTTGATGAGCTCCAGAATTTTCTTGGGTCGCCGTTGGTTTTCAAGAATAAGCGAATTGTTCCCTGTCAACGATCAGT ACCCAGGTCAAAGACGTTTGTGTCCGTGTCAAGGTGAAATATCTTTGTCTGG ACAAATAAGCTCTCGTTGGTGGAATGTAACCAAGGGACTTTTCACCTGCGCTGGTGGGGCAGGTACCGAGCAGCAGACCCTGGAAGGCATTGCTCAGAACATGCTCGAGCAGAAGTACAAGAGAGTGGTTGTTATGGCAGGGGCAGGGATTAGCACTCCCAGTGGCATTCCCGATTTCAG GTCCCCAGGAAATGGTCTTTATGACAATCTGCAGCTGTATGACCTGCCATATGCTGAGGCTATTTTTGAAATTGCCTTTTTTCATCACAACCCAAAACCATTCTTTGCCCTGGCTAAAGAATTATATCCAGGAAATTTCCAACCTAATCTTACGCACTATTTTGTGCGACTGCTTCATCAGAAGGACCTGCTCCTCAGAATGTACACACAGAATATTGATGGCCTGGAAAGAT TAGCTGGGATTCCTCCTGAGATGCTCGTGGAGGCCCACGGTACATTTGCTACAGCCACATGTACTGTTTGCCAAAGTAAATATAAGGGAGAGGATTTATGT CCAGACTTGATGAGCGGAGTGATTCCCAAATGCTTGACCTGTAAGGGCGTTGTAAAGCCAGACatcatattttttggggaagAGCTGCCGCCTCACTTCTACATGTACCTCAGAGACTTTCCTCTTGCAGATCTCCTGATCATCATGGGCACGTCACTGGAG GTGGAGCCCTTTGCGAGTCTGGCTGGAGCTGTGCGTAGCTCTGTTCCTCGACTGCTCATAAACAGGGACTTAGTGGGTCCATTTGCATTGAGAAATCGTCGACCCTGTGACGTTGTGCTGCTGGGTGACGTAGTGAGTGGCATCCAAACACTCGTCAATGCCCTCGGTTGGACTCAAGAGGTTGATGCTTTGATGGCAGCAGCTGCTGACAAA agtgcaacaaagaaaaatgaagaataa
- the sirt3 gene encoding NAD-dependent protein deacetylase sirtuin-3, mitochondrial isoform X5 — MSGVIPKCLTCKGVVKPDIIFFGEELPPHFYMYLRDFPLADLLIIMGTSLEVEPFASLAGAVRSSVPRLLINRDLVGPFALRNRRPCDVVLLGDVVSGIQTLVNALGWTQEVDALMAAAADKSATKKNEE; from the exons ATGAGCGGAGTGATTCCCAAATGCTTGACCTGTAAGGGCGTTGTAAAGCCAGACatcatattttttggggaagAGCTGCCGCCTCACTTCTACATGTACCTCAGAGACTTTCCTCTTGCAGATCTCCTGATCATCATGGGCACGTCACTGGAG GTGGAGCCCTTTGCGAGTCTGGCTGGAGCTGTGCGTAGCTCTGTTCCTCGACTGCTCATAAACAGGGACTTAGTGGGTCCATTTGCATTGAGAAATCGTCGACCCTGTGACGTTGTGCTGCTGGGTGACGTAGTGAGTGGCATCCAAACACTCGTCAATGCCCTCGGTTGGACTCAAGAGGTTGATGCTTTGATGGCAGCAGCTGCTGACAAA agtgcaacaaagaaaaatgaagaataa
- the sirt3 gene encoding NAD-dependent protein deacetylase sirtuin-3, mitochondrial isoform X3: protein MLEQKYKRVVVMAGAGISTPSGIPDFRSPGNGLYDNLQLYDLPYAEAIFEIAFFHHNPKPFFALAKELYPGNFQPNLTHYFVRLLHQKDLLLRMYTQNIDGLERLAGIPPEMLVEAHGTFATATCTVCQSKYKGEDLCPDLMSGVIPKCLTCKGVVKPDIIFFGEELPPHFYMYLRDFPLADLLIIMGTSLEVEPFASLAGAVRSSVPRLLINRDLVGPFALRNRRPCDVVLLGDVVSGIQTLVNALGWTQEVDALMAAAADKSATKKNEE from the exons ATGCTCGAGCAGAAGTACAAGAGAGTGGTTGTTATGGCAGGGGCAGGGATTAGCACTCCCAGTGGCATTCCCGATTTCAG GTCCCCAGGAAATGGTCTTTATGACAATCTGCAGCTGTATGACCTGCCATATGCTGAGGCTATTTTTGAAATTGCCTTTTTTCATCACAACCCAAAACCATTCTTTGCCCTGGCTAAAGAATTATATCCAGGAAATTTCCAACCTAATCTTACGCACTATTTTGTGCGACTGCTTCATCAGAAGGACCTGCTCCTCAGAATGTACACACAGAATATTGATGGCCTGGAAAGAT TAGCTGGGATTCCTCCTGAGATGCTCGTGGAGGCCCACGGTACATTTGCTACAGCCACATGTACTGTTTGCCAAAGTAAATATAAGGGAGAGGATTTATGT CCAGACTTGATGAGCGGAGTGATTCCCAAATGCTTGACCTGTAAGGGCGTTGTAAAGCCAGACatcatattttttggggaagAGCTGCCGCCTCACTTCTACATGTACCTCAGAGACTTTCCTCTTGCAGATCTCCTGATCATCATGGGCACGTCACTGGAG GTGGAGCCCTTTGCGAGTCTGGCTGGAGCTGTGCGTAGCTCTGTTCCTCGACTGCTCATAAACAGGGACTTAGTGGGTCCATTTGCATTGAGAAATCGTCGACCCTGTGACGTTGTGCTGCTGGGTGACGTAGTGAGTGGCATCCAAACACTCGTCAATGCCCTCGGTTGGACTCAAGAGGTTGATGCTTTGATGGCAGCAGCTGCTGACAAA agtgcaacaaagaaaaatgaagaataa